Genomic DNA from Homalodisca vitripennis isolate AUS2020 unplaced genomic scaffold, UT_GWSS_2.1 ScUCBcl_1875;HRSCAF=6046, whole genome shotgun sequence:
ATTTGCGGCTAGGAACAACCTCTCACAAACAGTTTGGCCAGACAATGTGTATATCATTCGCAGCCTTTGTCTCACTTTCTCCTTAGATCCGCTCCCAGTTTTTACTTCATTGCTCTGCCTACACATGGCACGGATCTGTCCTAATACTACTAAATCAAGTTGATTCGTACCTTCATTATAATAATCTAGACTACTGCTATCCAAAAAGCTCTTCAATAACTCATCCAGCGTAAACGAGTCGCTGCATTTCCGCCGACAGCATCCCTCTacttttatacttcttatttctgCGTCAAACACGGTGACAAGTTCCTCTTGAAGAACTGGTTTCtgaaaaaaatagttatactttaaggcaaaatatttattacatcattatttaaaaaaagtatttttactaaattgtaacaaacttaaaaaatgggtttattgatttttttggctTGCTCTTACAATTTATACTAAGTAGGCCTAACGTCTCTGGACTGACCTGCAATGCACCTATGACTTCCAACTACATCATGTAGTTTGTAGACACTTTAATTCAAACGatcataaacttatttattatgctatttcgattgtttacttttaattagttGTATCAATCAATGTTATTGGCATAAAGGTTTGTCAGTTACAACACAGATTGcagcattaaaattattacccTCCATTATAAGCTCTCTCGATGCAGCTGAAATCGTAATGCTTATAATTTTGATACAACGCTTTTACGTGTAACgattaaaattgattatacaCTCACCCAAATTTCTTGATCTGCATCGTTTACCACGTCATCTCCAATCATTTCTGGCTCGCCATCAAGTACGTCAACCGAAATTTCTTCAATAGAAATGTTATCGCTCATCATGAGGTTTTCTTCGGCATTTTCAATATCCTgtgcaatacaattttattaatactaatatataaaaaaattgctaataagcgtaattagtttttatagtaagttaagtctgtaaaaaaaatgtatctagtttgttgaatattttagtattgaagaaaataacaacacatttacacaaaaatgtttatgaaattcgttattctacaataattaaaatttatttttattgtattattatattatttttattgttattattattgtcgAAAGTGTAAAGAGCAAGTAAGTAGATTAATGTAACTTGTTTAATGAATATtcaacattaaagaaaatattatattacacaattcatactcttgaatgaaaaataaatttaacagtaaaaattttataaataatataagaaaggCTTACCTCAAGGGTGGGTATAtcaccaatattaaaatattcgacATCTTCACTTGAACGATTAAGTTCTGTAGCGTCTCCCTGACTCTCATGATCCTCAAGCTCAGAATCTGATGAAGAACTAACTGGGTTTGCAAAATAATCTTCACATACTTCCCTTAAGTCATCGGTTATTTCACCGGTAAAATAACTGTCGTTGataattttagcaatattttcCTCCATAGCAGGACGGTGCGCTTGGAACAACAACAGTGActcaactaaacaaacaaattcCTGAGAGCCTAGTCCTGCTCCAGGTGCACAAGTGATAAggagagggagggaggggggAAGAGATAAGATAACATCGCCGTTCGGAGCCAAACAACAGCTGATTTGCCTGGAGTCATAAAACATCTGATTTGCTGAGTATCATTGTGTAATAAGACACAAAAACAAAAGGGACCTTAACTTCCAgccatttaaataacattgggGAAGTTAAGGTCCCTTTTCTGCAGCTTGCAAGGgtttggaaattaattattttaaccatgtTCTAGGTTGAATTCAAGTGTGTAGTTGACTGAATATTGTTTAGAAACATACATAGAGTAAGAAACTATCAAAAACAGAACATGTGATTTTTTGACCTAAACCACTAAAACTGCTCGTACTGTAAAATTTTGTCCTGGAAGATAAGGTCCCTTTTCCTTTGGCGGGTCACAATTCGTGTGTGTTGACATCTGCCTTCCAGAAAACTTTCAAACCATTTGAGTGCAATTCCTCTTattccaatattaaataattttgtcgaCATTATTTTATGGTCTACTAGGTCAAAAGCCTTTCTAAAGTCAATGAACAGCCCTGTTAATTTACAACCACAGTTAAAACcactataaattttattagttatattgacTAGTGCATCTTCGGTCGATTTCCCTCTCTGAAAGCCGTACTGtgttttattaatgatttcaaatctttcaaaatatccGCATAACCTACTCTTAACAATTTTTCGAAGATTTTTGAGAAAACCGATAGTAAGCTTATTGGTTTTATATTGTCCAAATTTGTGGACGAACCCTTTTAAATGTAGGCACAACTACACTTTGTTTTAAAGATTCCTGTAGACATACTCAGATTAATAATTTGTGTCAAAACAGgagaaataaaatgtgatattcgCTTTATGAGATCAAcgttaatattatcaaaacctgttgatcttttattttttaaatgcataattgTGTTCAAAACTTCATTTACCGTGGTGGGGCACATGAAAAACGACTGAGCACATTGAAACTGAGGCAAATCATACAGATTAGCTGACTGCCGGTGACCTTGAACATCAGCTGACTGTGCTGTTATAAAGTAATTATTCACCACATCGGCAATAATAATTGGATCTTTAAACCGTTGTTCCGTCGTTTAAAACCTTACTTTATCAACTTTTTTCTTTAACTTGCTACCAGTAAGATTGTTTATTATTGCCCATTGCTTTGTATTGTCACCATTACAATTTGTAAGTAGTGTTGAATAGTAATCTTTTTTTGAATTATCTATATCAATTTTTAGTTTAGAACAAAATGAATCATAATATGCTTTAAAATGAAAGTCATAgggtttctttttatatattctatacaGTTTTCGCCTTGTGTTTATTCGGTTAATTATATTACCATTGATCCAAGGATTAATTAGCTTGGCTTTACTTATTTTGGAGCTTATGGGCATAGAATTCGTACAGTTATCTAATATGTGTTTTAACCtatcatgaaaaatattaaaacttacattAGCATCATtattcaacaaacaaaattgccaatccgtagtactGAGTTTAGTTTCCATTAGTTCATAGTTAATAACAGTCTTATTAggtttgtttatcaaaatctCTCTAATTTTGTCCGATATATACTATTGATCTCATATTTTAGTCCCAAAATACAATGGTCGGTAATACCTAAATCAAAAACctcacttttaaaactatttactttgcGATTTCGTACAAAAATGTGATCAATACACGTGCAACTATTTTGAGTAATTCTTGTAGGCTCATTAATGAAACACGTGAAACCTTGGctactaaatacatttaaataattttgttttgcttgtagAATTTCCAATCAGATCTAAATTTATATctcctatataaataatattgtttttaatttcgaata
This window encodes:
- the LOC124371703 gene encoding uncharacterized protein LOC124371703, which translates into the protein MMSDNISIEEISVDVLDGEPEMIGDDVVNDADQEIWKPVLQEELVTVFDAEIRSIKVEGCCRRKCSDSFTLDELLKSFLDSSSLDYYNEGTNQLDLVVLGQIRAMCRQSNEVKTGSGSKEKVRQRLRMIYTLSGQTVCDPEQERVITSSEELPTDFPKEIKPEGLTYQRKKYLYQKIKEFADDELKDLLCPNPGPEPENGVNEPDPDRPEASDKDVAAGPRFEHTLLESPNL